The sequence TACGTCATCGTAAGACTGTGAAAGCTCTCCTAATTTTCCTTTTACTACAACAACACCTTCGTTAACAGTAACTGTAACACCAGCAGGAATTGTAATTGGATTTTTACCTATTCTTGACATTTCTATAGTCTTTTTATTAGTATACGTAACAGATTACCTCACCACCAACATTAAGTTGTTTAGCTTTTTTACCCGTCATTAAACCTTTAGATGTTGAAACGATAGCAATACCTAAACCATTTAAAATTCTTGGTAAATCTGCAGATGAAGCATATTTACGTAACCCTGGTTTACTAATTCTTTGGATATCTCTGATAACTGACTCTTTCGTGTCTTTATCATATTTTAAAGCGATTTTGATTGTACCTTGTACGGTATCATTTTCAAATTTGTAGCTTAAAATATATCCTTGTTCGAATAAAATTTTTGTAATTTCTTTTTTGAAATTAGATGCAGGAATCTCAACAACTCTGTGGTTTGCACGTACTGCATTTCTAATTCTTGTTAAGAAATCTGCGATAGGAT comes from Flavobacterium sp. I3-2 and encodes:
- the rpsH gene encoding 30S ribosomal protein S8, translating into MYTDPIADFLTRIRNAVRANHRVVEIPASNFKKEITKILFEQGYILSYKFENDTVQGTIKIALKYDKDTKESVIRDIQRISKPGLRKYASSADLPRILNGLGIAIVSTSKGLMTGKKAKQLNVGGEVICYVY